The following DNA comes from Occultella kanbiaonis.
GATCCTCGCACCCGAGGGCGACGGAGCCTGGGGCAACGCGAGCACCTTCTGGTACGCCGGCGCGGCCGCCCTCGCGGCCCTGCTCGCCACGGCCCTCATCCACGTGCTGATCCTGACCACACCGCAACCACAGCGGTTCTTCGGCTGGGTGATCGGCCTCGCCACCGTGATCGCCGTCGTGATGCCCTTCGTCCCCGACGCCGGCCTCGACGCGAAGATCGCGACCGCAGCCATCAACGCCATCATCGGGATCGCGATCGGTTCACTCGTCCCGTCCGTCGCGCGCAGCGCGATGGCCATGGCGCTGCGCCGGCCGGGCGGAGCGCCGTCCACCGGTGGGATGCCCCCGGCGCGCTGACTCGCGGACCGTCGTTTGTGGGCTTTCCACAATCCGGGCCGTATCCTCACCTCATGAACAGCGCGGCATCCGAGCGAGGGAAGGCGACTCGCGGACCGGCGCCAGCGCGGACCAAGAGCGACACCGACGCCGCCGCCGACGCCGAGCGACCGGCCACGCAGGAGATGGTCCGCCGGCTGCGGCACGGCACGGACCTGCTCACCGCGGCCGCCATGCGCCGCCTGGACGACGAGCTGCCCTGGTACCGGGCCCTTCCGGCCGAGGACCGCTCCTGGATCGGCCTCGTCGCCCAGTCCGGGATCGCGAACTTCATCGCCTGGTACGAGAATCCCGAGCACGGCTCCTACAACGCGGCCGAGATCTTCCGGGCCGCGCCGCCGGAGCTGACCCGGTCGATCTCCCTGCAGCACACGCTCCAACTCGTGCGGATCGTCGTGGAGATCGTCGAGGAGAACACCGAGCAGCTGGCGGCGCCCGGCCATCACTCCAAGCTGCGCGAGTCGGTGCTGCTGTACTCGCGCGAGGTGGCGTTCTCGGCCGCCGAGGTCTACGCCCGCGCGGCCGAGACCCGCGGCGCCTGGGACGCGCGCCTGGAGGCTCTGGTGGTGGACTCGCTGCTCCGCGGCGACGGCGACGACTCGCTGCACTCGCGCGTGGCGGCGCTTGGTTGGGCGGGCCGCGGGAACACGCTCGTCATGGTCGGCACCACCGAGGGGGAGCTCGACGACGTGGGCACCGCGGAACTGCGCAGGGCCGCCCGGCGCACCGCCCAGGACGCGCTCGTGGGCATTCAGGGCAACCGGCTGATCGTGGTCCTCGGGGGCACCGGGAACCTACGCCTGCAGGCCGAGGAACTGCTGCCGCGGTTCGGCCCGGGCCCGGTGGTCATCGGCCCCCAGGTGCGCGAGCTGGCCGACGCCGGCCGGTCCGCGCGGGCGGCCCTGTCCGCGCTGCAGGCGGTGCCCGCCTGGCCGTCCGCACCGCGCCCGGTGCTGGCCGACGAGTTGCTCCCCGAGCGGATGCTGCTCGGGGACCCGGACGCGCACCGGACCCTGCTCGCGGACGTCTACGGCCCGCTGCTCGGGGTGGGCGGACCGCTCCTGGAGACCCTCTCGGTGTACCTGAACGAGGGTCGCTCGCTCGAGGCCACGGCACGGCTGCTGTATGTACACCCGAACACCGTGCGGTACCGGCTCAAGCGGATCGCGACCATCACCGGCTGGGACCCGGCGCAGGCCCGGGAGGGCTTCGTGCTCCAGATCGCGATCGCCGTCGGGCGCCTCGCCGAAACCGTGCCATTGTAGGAATCGCACAATCCCCCCGACGGAGCTTCGTGCGATCCGTCGCCCGCACCGGCAGGACCGCACAGGAAGAGTGGAACGGTGATCGCAGTCCTCAGCCCTGGTCAGGGCGCCCAGTCCCCCGGCATGCTCGCCCCATGGCTCGAGCTCGACGGTGTCGCCGGCTCGTTGTCCGACGAGCTCGACGGTTACGCCGACGCGATCGGGGTGGACCTGCGCACGCTGGGCACGACGGCCGACGCGGACACCATCAAGGACACCGCCGTCGCCCAACCCCTGATCGTGGCGACCTCACTGCTCGCGCTCAGTGCGCTGCAGGCCCGCACGGGTGACGTCACCGGCTGGGCAAGCGCCGCCGCCGGCCACTCCGTCGGCGAGTTCTCGGCCGTCGCCGCAGCCGGGGTCCTGCCCGCCACCGACGCGCTCCGACTGGTCGCCGTGCGCGGCGCCGCGATGGCGAAGGCCGCCGCCGCGGAGGCCACCGGGATGTCCGCCGTCGTCGGGGGCGACCCGGACGAGGTGCTGGCCGCACTCGCCGCCCATGACCTGGTCGCCGCGAACGTCAACGGTGGCGGGCAGATCGTCGCCGCCGGTGCGCTGCCCGGGCTCGCCGCCCTGGCCGACGATCCCCCGGCGAAGGCCCGTGTGATCCCGCTGGCCGTCGCCGGCGCATTCCACACCGCGTACATGGCACCCGCCGTCGAGGCCGTCGCCGCGGCGGCGGCCGCGCTCACCCCGGCCGACCCCCGACTGACCCTGCTCTCGAACGCCGACGGCGCCGCCGTCGCCTCGGGGGCAGCCGCCCTGACCGCGCTGGTCCGGCAGATCTCCTCGCCGGTGCGTTGGGACCTCTGCCAGAACACCCTGCTCGAATCCGGGGTGCAGGCGGTCATCGAACTGGCTCCCGGCGGGGTCCTGACCGGTCTCGCCCGCCGGACGATGCGCGGTGTCGAGACCCTCGCGCTGAAGTCCCCCGCCGACCTCGACGCGGCGGCAGACCTGATCGCCCGCCACCGCGGATGACCCGCCGACCCACCACGCGCCGGCCGCGACCCACCCGCGACGCGGCCACCCGACCGGACCGGCCCGAACCCGCCCGGACCACTCGACCCACCCAGGAGCCCCGATGACCAAGCCGACCCTCGCGCAGCCCACGCCCGTCCTCGGCTCCCGCATCCTCGCCGTCGGGGGTTCGCGTGGCAGTGAACTCGTCCCGAACGACGACATCGTCGGCCCGATCAACTCCTCGGACGAGTGGATCCAGCAGCGCACCGGCATCAAGACCCGGGCACGCGCCGCGAAGGGCGTGACGGTCAAGGATCTCGCCGTCGACGCCGCGCAGGACGCGCTCGCCAAGGCCGGCCTGACCGGGACGGACCTGGACGCGGTGCTGGTCTCCACGGTGACCCACTTCGAGCAGACGCCGTCGCTGGCCACCATCGTCACCGACGCCATCGGGGCCACCCCGGCGCCTGCGTATGACGTCTCCGCAGCCTGCGCGGGCTACTGCTACGGGATCGCCCAGGCGGACGCGCTGGTGCGGGCCGGGACGGCCGAGAACGTGCTCGTCATCGGCGTCGAGAAGATGAGCGACTTCATCGACCCGACCGACCGCACCATCTCCTTCCTCCTCGGTGACGGCGCCGGCGCCACGATCGTCGGCCGCTCGGACACGCCCGGGATCGGGCCGACCGTGTGGGGCAGCGACGGCTCGCAGGCGTCGGTGATCTACCAGACCCACTCCTGGCTGGACTACCGCCGCGAGGAGCTCGGCGAGCCGGTCCCGGAGACCCCGGAGACCGCCGAGGAGGTCTCCCAGATGACCACCCCGACGCTGCGTCAGCTCGGGCCGACCGTGTTCAAGTGGGTGATCTCTTCGATGCCGAACATCGCCCGCCGAGCCGTGGACGCCGCCGGGCTGCAGCTCGAGGACATCGACGTGTTCATCCCGCACCAGGCGAACATGCGGATCACCGACCAGCTCCTGAAGCTGATCAAGTTCCGCGAGGACATCGTGGTCGGCCGCGACATCGCCGACACCGGCAACACCTCCGCGGCGTCGATCCCGCTGGCCACCGAACGCCTGCTCCGCGAGGGGCAGGCGAAGAGCGGCGACATCGCCCTGCAGATCGGCTTCGGAGCCGGGCTCGCCTACGCCGCACAGGTCGTGGTCCTACCCTGAGACCTGCTCGGGCCGCCCGAACCTTTCCTCCGGCCGCCCAGCGCGCCGCGGTGGCACCGTCACCACGGCGTCGGGGACACTGTTCCCACCCCGAATGAAACCCTGAGAATGGAGCAAGCATGGCGCACAGCGAAGAGGACATCCTGGCCGGTCTGGCCGAGATCGTGAACGACGAGACGGGCCTGCCCACCGACGCGGTCCAGAAGGACAAGTCGTTCACCGATGACCTCGACATCGACTCGCTGTCGATGATGACGATCGTCACCCTGGCCGAGGAGAAGTTCGAGGTCCGCATTCCCGACGAAGAGGTGAAGAACCTCAACACCGTCGGTGACGCCGTGAGCTTCATCGCCCAGGCCCAGGCCTGAGCCTCGTCCCGACCCCGGTTGCCGCCGGGCGTGCGTGATCCGCACGCCCGGCGCGGCCACCCCCTGCTTCACAGTCTTGGAGTACGCAGATGAGCGATCAACCGAACGTAGTTGTGACCGGCCTCGGAACGACCTCACCGCTCGGTGGTGACGTCCCCACGACCTGGGCCGCCGCCCTCGCCGGCAAGTCCGGCGTGCGTACCCTCGAACAGGACTGGGTGAGCCAGTACGAGCTGCCCGTGACGTTCGCCGGCCAGCTGGCCGTACCGGCCGAGGACGTCCTGTCCCGGCCCGAGACCCGCCGGATGGACCCCAGCGCGCAGTTCGCGATGATCGCGGCGCGCGAGGCATGGGCGGACGCCGGCTCCCCCGAGCTGCCGGGTGAACGGATCGGCGCCGTGATCGCCTCCGGCATCGGCGGGGTCATCACCCTCGTCAACGCCTGGGACACCATCAGGGACCAGGGCGTGCGGCGGGTTCTCCCGCTGACCGTCCCGATGCTGATGCCGAACTCGCCCGCCGCCTACGTCTCCATCGAGGTCGGCGCCAAGGCGGGCGCCCACACGCCAGTCTCCGCGTGCGCCTCCGGCGCCGAGGCCATCGGCTACGGCCTGGAGATGATCCGCACCGGCCGCGCGGACGTGGTGGTCGCCGGCGGCACCGAGGCCGCCATCCACCCGCTGCCGATCGCGTCGTTCGCGAAGATGCAGGCCCTGTCCACCCGCAACGACGACCCGGCCGGCGCCTCGCGCCCCTACGACGTGAACCGGGACGGGTTCGTGCTCGGCGAGGGAGCCGGCGTCCTCGTGCTCGAGCGTGAGGACCACGCCATCGCCCGCGGCGCTCGGATCTACGCCCGCGTGGCCGGGCTCGGGATGACGTCCGACGCGTACGCCGTCGCGCCCCCCGACCCCACCGGCGCCGGTCAGGAGCGGGCCTTCCGGCTCGCCCTGGAGAACGCCGGGGTGCGCTCCTCCGACGTGGTGCACGTCAACGCGCACGCGACGTCCACCCCCGCCGGTGACGGCGTCGAGGCCGCGGCGATGCGCCGTGCGCTCGGCGACGACGCGGACCACGTGGCGATCTCGGCGACGAAGTCCATGACCGGGCACCTGCTCGGTGGCGCCGGCGCGCTGGAGTCGATCTTCACGATCATGGCGATCGCGGACCGCCAGGCGCCGCCCACGATCAACGTCTCCGACCCCGAGCCGGACCTGCCCATCGACCTGGTCCGGGACGTGCCGCGACCGCTGCGCGACGGTGACATCGCCGCCGTCAACAACGGTTTCGGCTTCGGCGGCCACAACGCCACCCTGGTGTTCACGAGCGCCTGAGAGACGCCTGACGGGCGCCTTCCCCGCAGGTTCCCCTGACCTGAAGTGTGGATCAGCCCGCGCCCAACCCGCACTTCGCGTCCGTGGAACGACCGCCCGGGTTCCCCTGACCTGAAATGTGGGTCAGCCCGCGCGCAACCCGCACCTCGCGTCAGTGGAACAGACACCCTCCGAGCTCCCCTGACCTGAAATGTGGGTCAACCGGCGCGCGACCCGCATCTCGCGTCAGTGGAACAGACGCCCTCCGCAGGTGCCATCTCAGCGCGACGGGTGCGATCTCAACGCCCAGGTGGGTGAGGTCAGTGCTGACGCGGGCCGCCTGCCTCAGCCGACGCGGTGCAGCCAGCGCACCGGGACACCGGCGCCGGCGTAGCGGAACGGCTCGAGCTCGTCGTCCCAGGCCTGGCCGAGGGCCAGGTCGAGCTCGTGCTTCATCCGTGCCGGTTCGTCCGCGTGCGTCATGGCGGCCCGGATGCGGTCCTCGGGGACCACGACGTTGCCGTGCACATCCACCTGGGCGTGGAAGATGCCCAGGTCCGGGGTGTGGCTCCAGCGGCCCCCGTCGGTGCCCAGGCAGGGCTCCTCGGTGACCTCGTAGCGCAGGTGGGTCCACCCACGCAGGGCGGAGGCCAGGCGGGCGCCGGTGCCCGCCGGTCCGGTCCAGGACAACTCGGCGCGGAACAGGTCGGGCGCGGCCGGCTGTGGAGTCCAGTCGAAGGACGCGCGCGCGTCCAGGACGGAGCCCGCTGCCCACTCCACGTGCGGGCACAGAGCCCGGGGTGCGGAGTGCACGAAAATGACGCCGCGGGTGCTTGCACCAGTCATTGCCATCCCCTTCCTGTTCTGTTCGAGATACGTCTTCCCC
Coding sequences within:
- a CDS encoding beta-ketoacyl-ACP synthase III codes for the protein MTKPTLAQPTPVLGSRILAVGGSRGSELVPNDDIVGPINSSDEWIQQRTGIKTRARAAKGVTVKDLAVDAAQDALAKAGLTGTDLDAVLVSTVTHFEQTPSLATIVTDAIGATPAPAYDVSAACAGYCYGIAQADALVRAGTAENVLVIGVEKMSDFIDPTDRTISFLLGDGAGATIVGRSDTPGIGPTVWGSDGSQASVIYQTHSWLDYRREELGEPVPETPETAEEVSQMTTPTLRQLGPTVFKWVISSMPNIARRAVDAAGLQLEDIDVFIPHQANMRITDQLLKLIKFREDIVVGRDIADTGNTSAASIPLATERLLREGQAKSGDIALQIGFGAGLAYAAQVVVLP
- a CDS encoding DUF6069 family protein, which codes for MTQQHPSPPSHPPVDAGRLWAGGAATALVAALIAVAGIVICRGVFGIAILAPEGDGAWGNASTFWYAGAAALAALLATALIHVLILTTPQPQRFFGWVIGLATVIAVVMPFVPDAGLDAKIATAAINAIIGIAIGSLVPSVARSAMAMALRRPGGAPSTGGMPPAR
- a CDS encoding ACP S-malonyltransferase, translated to MIAVLSPGQGAQSPGMLAPWLELDGVAGSLSDELDGYADAIGVDLRTLGTTADADTIKDTAVAQPLIVATSLLALSALQARTGDVTGWASAAAGHSVGEFSAVAAAGVLPATDALRLVAVRGAAMAKAAAAEATGMSAVVGGDPDEVLAALAAHDLVAANVNGGGQIVAAGALPGLAALADDPPAKARVIPLAVAGAFHTAYMAPAVEAVAAAAAALTPADPRLTLLSNADGAAVASGAAALTALVRQISSPVRWDLCQNTLLESGVQAVIELAPGGVLTGLARRTMRGVETLALKSPADLDAAADLIARHRG
- a CDS encoding acyl carrier protein; the encoded protein is MAHSEEDILAGLAEIVNDETGLPTDAVQKDKSFTDDLDIDSLSMMTIVTLAEEKFEVRIPDEEVKNLNTVGDAVSFIAQAQA
- a CDS encoding beta-ketoacyl-[acyl-carrier-protein] synthase family protein; translation: MSDQPNVVVTGLGTTSPLGGDVPTTWAAALAGKSGVRTLEQDWVSQYELPVTFAGQLAVPAEDVLSRPETRRMDPSAQFAMIAAREAWADAGSPELPGERIGAVIASGIGGVITLVNAWDTIRDQGVRRVLPLTVPMLMPNSPAAYVSIEVGAKAGAHTPVSACASGAEAIGYGLEMIRTGRADVVVAGGTEAAIHPLPIASFAKMQALSTRNDDPAGASRPYDVNRDGFVLGEGAGVLVLEREDHAIARGARIYARVAGLGMTSDAYAVAPPDPTGAGQERAFRLALENAGVRSSDVVHVNAHATSTPAGDGVEAAAMRRALGDDADHVAISATKSMTGHLLGGAGALESIFTIMAIADRQAPPTINVSDPEPDLPIDLVRDVPRPLRDGDIAAVNNGFGFGGHNATLVFTSA
- a CDS encoding DUF3145 domain-containing protein, with translation MTGASTRGVIFVHSAPRALCPHVEWAAGSVLDARASFDWTPQPAAPDLFRAELSWTGPAGTGARLASALRGWTHLRYEVTEEPCLGTDGGRWSHTPDLGIFHAQVDVHGNVVVPEDRIRAAMTHADEPARMKHELDLALGQAWDDELEPFRYAGAGVPVRWLHRVG
- a CDS encoding PucR family transcriptional regulator; translated protein: MNSAASERGKATRGPAPARTKSDTDAAADAERPATQEMVRRLRHGTDLLTAAAMRRLDDELPWYRALPAEDRSWIGLVAQSGIANFIAWYENPEHGSYNAAEIFRAAPPELTRSISLQHTLQLVRIVVEIVEENTEQLAAPGHHSKLRESVLLYSREVAFSAAEVYARAAETRGAWDARLEALVVDSLLRGDGDDSLHSRVAALGWAGRGNTLVMVGTTEGELDDVGTAELRRAARRTAQDALVGIQGNRLIVVLGGTGNLRLQAEELLPRFGPGPVVIGPQVRELADAGRSARAALSALQAVPAWPSAPRPVLADELLPERMLLGDPDAHRTLLADVYGPLLGVGGPLLETLSVYLNEGRSLEATARLLYVHPNTVRYRLKRIATITGWDPAQAREGFVLQIAIAVGRLAETVPL